The genome window aattttttttaatgagacatttttgaatgattaaaaGGACATCTATTtgttatacattttaaactccgccagtcgttggccgcgccggaggcgcgGTCATCGGCTGGTTATCGAATAAAATGTCACGATTTGAAGTTTcgaagtttgtagtttgtagtctagcagaccaatttTCAATACATCTCTGGAGTCACTTggatttctctgaaaaatattttttaaaaatgaggaaTATTTGGAGATTagaagtgaaaattttgtaaaaattgctttaaatcGAGATTTTCCAGGCTAAGGagttaattttcagtgagaaaaccgtctgaaaacgcaaaaaatccaagtttttcaattaaaaaacccattggtctgctaaatcgaaatttgtagtttgtagcctagcaGACCCATTCTCTTCAAAAtcacttgggtctgctaaatcgaaatttgtagtttgtagcctagcaGACACTTGAATCATctgatttgtctgaaattctgaaaaaattcgcgTTTGATTTGACtgtgaaacaacaaaaaaaaatcgaatttctaactcaaaatttactcacaatttcaaaattcacacgATTTTCCCGCTAGAATGCCGAGAAAAACGTGGTTGAGAGAGGTGATTTAAcagaaaaagacgaaaaaaaagggcgcggaaaattataattttgaagaattcgaAGAATCTAATGTTGCTTCATTTGGTATGGTGGAATGAGTCCGGATGTCTCGGCGCGAGCCTTCTTCTCTGCCTCGATCTCGTCCAAATATGGCTTCAAGTACCACGATTCCtgaagaaaaatagattttttaaagttgaatttcGAGTGAAAAGCTACCTGATCCCATTGAGTCCATTCAGCCTTTGGAAGCTTCTCGCCGTGGAGAGCCAAAGTGTGGGCACGTGAAAGACGGATCTGAAgtaaaaaaagattgaaaattccaatttttaatcgattttctcaCCTTTCTCTGATCGAAAACGTGTGGCTCCTGGAGATTAAGGCGTCTGAGAGCCTCGGTGACTTCTGGAGCCGGCTCAAAGTAGGTGTCGTGGAATTGGAGCCCGTACTCGCGTCCTCCCCACAAGT of Caenorhabditis elegans chromosome II contains these proteins:
- the T02H6.11 gene encoding Cytochrome b-c1 complex subunit 7 (Confirmed by transcript evidence), producing MASQAASKAVTFAYNGTIASTLRKFAWSNLWGGREYGLQFHDTYFEPAPEVTEALRRLNLQEPHVFDQRKIRLSRAHTLALHGEKLPKAEWTQWDQESWYLKPYLDEIEAEKKARAETSGLIPPYQMKQH